A single window of Malus sylvestris chromosome 5, drMalSylv7.2, whole genome shotgun sequence DNA harbors:
- the LOC126621195 gene encoding myb family transcription factor PHL7-like isoform X3, translating to MDAVSGGNSLNNPNLASKQRLRWTHELHERFIDAVVQLGGPDRATPKGVLRVMGVQGLTIYHVKSHLQGKKLTRKNLGMCFPIWMVHLCTVSVHSGMQITEALKLQMEVQKRLHEQLEVQRQLQLRIEAQGKYLKKIIEEQQRLSGVLSEAPGSGHLVRLSSDNCPESDNKTDPATPAPTSECPLQDKAAKECAPAKSISIDESFSSRREPLTPDSVCHVGSPAESPKAERLTKKRRVNIGEAFSDPEVVLTHQILESSLDSSYQQGHTAFLPREQFHPSSGISFRNENQLEKVAGSDM from the exons ATGGATGCCGTCAGTGGAGGAAACAGTCTTAACAACCCTAACCTTGCCTCAAAACAGCGATTGCGTTGGACGCACGAGCTTCATGAACGCTTTATTGATGCCGTTGTACAACTTGGTGGCCCAGATC GGGCTACGCCCAAAGGTGTTTTGAGAGTGATGGGTGTACAAGGTTTAACCATATACCATGTAAAAAGCCATTTACAG GGAAAAAAGCTGACAAGAAAGAACCTGGGGATGTGCTTTCCAATTTGGATGGTTCATC TATGTACTGTTTCTGTTCACAGTGGAATGCAAATCACAGAAGCACTCAAGCTGCAGATGGAGGTGCAGAAGCGACTACATGAGCAATTAGAG GTACAGAGACAGCTACAATTACGGATAGAAGCCCAAGGTAAatacttgaaaaaaattattgaagagCAACAGCGACTTAGTGGAGTCCTTTCAGAAGCACCTGGCTCTGGGCACCTAGTCCGTTTGTCAAGTGACAATTGCCCAGAATCTGACAACAAGACTGACCCAGCAACTCCTGCCCCGACCTCAGAGTGCCCCCTCCAAGACAAGGCCGCCAAGGAATGTGCGCCAGCCAAGAGCATTTCAATTGATGAATCTTTCTCATCTCGTCGTGAACCCTTAACTCCAGATTCAGTTTGTCATGTTGGTTCTCCAGCTGAGAGTCCAAAAGCAGAGAGGTTGACAAAGAAGCGACGAGTTAACATAGGTGAAGCATTCTCTGATCCTGAAGTGGTGCTTACACACCAGATACTAGAGTCGAGCTTAGACTCTTCTTACCAGCAAGGACATACAGCTTTCCTACCCAGGGAGCAGTTTCATCCCTCATCCGGGATTTCATTCCGGAATGAAAATCAATTGGAAAAAGTTGCAGGCAGTGACATGTAG
- the LOC126621195 gene encoding myb family transcription factor PHL7-like isoform X1, translating into MDAVSGGNSLNNPNLASKQRLRWTHELHERFIDAVVQLGGPDRATPKGVLRVMGVQGLTIYHVKSHLQKYRLAKYLPDSSSDGKKADKKEPGDVLSNLDGSSGMQITEALKLQMEVQKRLHEQLEVQRQLQLRIEAQGKYLKKIIEEQQRLSGVLSEAPGSGHLVRLSSDNCPESDNKTDPATPAPTSECPLQDKAAKECAPAKSISIDESFSSRREPLTPDSVCHVGSPAESPKAERLTKKRRVNIGEAFSDPEVVLTHQILESSLDSSYQQGHTAFLPREQFHPSSGISFRNENQLEKVAGSDM; encoded by the exons ATGGATGCCGTCAGTGGAGGAAACAGTCTTAACAACCCTAACCTTGCCTCAAAACAGCGATTGCGTTGGACGCACGAGCTTCATGAACGCTTTATTGATGCCGTTGTACAACTTGGTGGCCCAGATC GGGCTACGCCCAAAGGTGTTTTGAGAGTGATGGGTGTACAAGGTTTAACCATATACCATGTAAAAAGCCATTTACAG AAATATCGACTTGCAAAATACCTACCAGACTCCTCATCTGATG GGAAAAAAGCTGACAAGAAAGAACCTGGGGATGTGCTTTCCAATTTGGATGGTTCATC TGGAATGCAAATCACAGAAGCACTCAAGCTGCAGATGGAGGTGCAGAAGCGACTACATGAGCAATTAGAG GTACAGAGACAGCTACAATTACGGATAGAAGCCCAAGGTAAatacttgaaaaaaattattgaagagCAACAGCGACTTAGTGGAGTCCTTTCAGAAGCACCTGGCTCTGGGCACCTAGTCCGTTTGTCAAGTGACAATTGCCCAGAATCTGACAACAAGACTGACCCAGCAACTCCTGCCCCGACCTCAGAGTGCCCCCTCCAAGACAAGGCCGCCAAGGAATGTGCGCCAGCCAAGAGCATTTCAATTGATGAATCTTTCTCATCTCGTCGTGAACCCTTAACTCCAGATTCAGTTTGTCATGTTGGTTCTCCAGCTGAGAGTCCAAAAGCAGAGAGGTTGACAAAGAAGCGACGAGTTAACATAGGTGAAGCATTCTCTGATCCTGAAGTGGTGCTTACACACCAGATACTAGAGTCGAGCTTAGACTCTTCTTACCAGCAAGGACATACAGCTTTCCTACCCAGGGAGCAGTTTCATCCCTCATCCGGGATTTCATTCCGGAATGAAAATCAATTGGAAAAAGTTGCAGGCAGTGACATGTAG
- the LOC126621195 gene encoding myb family transcription factor PHL7-like isoform X4, with protein sequence MDAVSGGNSLNNPNLASKQRLRWTHELHERFIDAVVQLGGPDRKKADKKEPGDVLSNLDGSSGMQITEALKLQMEVQKRLHEQLEVQRQLQLRIEAQGKYLKKIIEEQQRLSGVLSEAPGSGHLVRLSSDNCPESDNKTDPATPAPTSECPLQDKAAKECAPAKSISIDESFSSRREPLTPDSVCHVGSPAESPKAERLTKKRRVNIGEAFSDPEVVLTHQILESSLDSSYQQGHTAFLPREQFHPSSGISFRNENQLEKVAGSDM encoded by the exons ATGGATGCCGTCAGTGGAGGAAACAGTCTTAACAACCCTAACCTTGCCTCAAAACAGCGATTGCGTTGGACGCACGAGCTTCATGAACGCTTTATTGATGCCGTTGTACAACTTGGTGGCCCAGATC GGAAAAAAGCTGACAAGAAAGAACCTGGGGATGTGCTTTCCAATTTGGATGGTTCATC TGGAATGCAAATCACAGAAGCACTCAAGCTGCAGATGGAGGTGCAGAAGCGACTACATGAGCAATTAGAG GTACAGAGACAGCTACAATTACGGATAGAAGCCCAAGGTAAatacttgaaaaaaattattgaagagCAACAGCGACTTAGTGGAGTCCTTTCAGAAGCACCTGGCTCTGGGCACCTAGTCCGTTTGTCAAGTGACAATTGCCCAGAATCTGACAACAAGACTGACCCAGCAACTCCTGCCCCGACCTCAGAGTGCCCCCTCCAAGACAAGGCCGCCAAGGAATGTGCGCCAGCCAAGAGCATTTCAATTGATGAATCTTTCTCATCTCGTCGTGAACCCTTAACTCCAGATTCAGTTTGTCATGTTGGTTCTCCAGCTGAGAGTCCAAAAGCAGAGAGGTTGACAAAGAAGCGACGAGTTAACATAGGTGAAGCATTCTCTGATCCTGAAGTGGTGCTTACACACCAGATACTAGAGTCGAGCTTAGACTCTTCTTACCAGCAAGGACATACAGCTTTCCTACCCAGGGAGCAGTTTCATCCCTCATCCGGGATTTCATTCCGGAATGAAAATCAATTGGAAAAAGTTGCAGGCAGTGACATGTAG
- the LOC126621195 gene encoding myb family transcription factor PHL7-like isoform X2 has translation MDAVSGGNSLNNPNLASKQRLRWTHELHERFIDAVVQLGGPDRATPKGVLRVMGVQGLTIYHVKSHLQKYRLAKYLPDSSSDADKKEPGDVLSNLDGSSGMQITEALKLQMEVQKRLHEQLEVQRQLQLRIEAQGKYLKKIIEEQQRLSGVLSEAPGSGHLVRLSSDNCPESDNKTDPATPAPTSECPLQDKAAKECAPAKSISIDESFSSRREPLTPDSVCHVGSPAESPKAERLTKKRRVNIGEAFSDPEVVLTHQILESSLDSSYQQGHTAFLPREQFHPSSGISFRNENQLEKVAGSDM, from the exons ATGGATGCCGTCAGTGGAGGAAACAGTCTTAACAACCCTAACCTTGCCTCAAAACAGCGATTGCGTTGGACGCACGAGCTTCATGAACGCTTTATTGATGCCGTTGTACAACTTGGTGGCCCAGATC GGGCTACGCCCAAAGGTGTTTTGAGAGTGATGGGTGTACAAGGTTTAACCATATACCATGTAAAAAGCCATTTACAG AAATATCGACTTGCAAAATACCTACCAGACTCCTCATCTGATG CTGACAAGAAAGAACCTGGGGATGTGCTTTCCAATTTGGATGGTTCATC TGGAATGCAAATCACAGAAGCACTCAAGCTGCAGATGGAGGTGCAGAAGCGACTACATGAGCAATTAGAG GTACAGAGACAGCTACAATTACGGATAGAAGCCCAAGGTAAatacttgaaaaaaattattgaagagCAACAGCGACTTAGTGGAGTCCTTTCAGAAGCACCTGGCTCTGGGCACCTAGTCCGTTTGTCAAGTGACAATTGCCCAGAATCTGACAACAAGACTGACCCAGCAACTCCTGCCCCGACCTCAGAGTGCCCCCTCCAAGACAAGGCCGCCAAGGAATGTGCGCCAGCCAAGAGCATTTCAATTGATGAATCTTTCTCATCTCGTCGTGAACCCTTAACTCCAGATTCAGTTTGTCATGTTGGTTCTCCAGCTGAGAGTCCAAAAGCAGAGAGGTTGACAAAGAAGCGACGAGTTAACATAGGTGAAGCATTCTCTGATCCTGAAGTGGTGCTTACACACCAGATACTAGAGTCGAGCTTAGACTCTTCTTACCAGCAAGGACATACAGCTTTCCTACCCAGGGAGCAGTTTCATCCCTCATCCGGGATTTCATTCCGGAATGAAAATCAATTGGAAAAAGTTGCAGGCAGTGACATGTAG
- the LOC126621195 gene encoding myb family transcription factor PHL7-like isoform X5 → MDAVSGGNSLNNPNLASKQRLRWTHELHERFIDAVVQLGGPDPDKKEPGDVLSNLDGSSGMQITEALKLQMEVQKRLHEQLEVQRQLQLRIEAQGKYLKKIIEEQQRLSGVLSEAPGSGHLVRLSSDNCPESDNKTDPATPAPTSECPLQDKAAKECAPAKSISIDESFSSRREPLTPDSVCHVGSPAESPKAERLTKKRRVNIGEAFSDPEVVLTHQILESSLDSSYQQGHTAFLPREQFHPSSGISFRNENQLEKVAGSDM, encoded by the exons ATGGATGCCGTCAGTGGAGGAAACAGTCTTAACAACCCTAACCTTGCCTCAAAACAGCGATTGCGTTGGACGCACGAGCTTCATGAACGCTTTATTGATGCCGTTGTACAACTTGGTGGCCCAGATC CTGACAAGAAAGAACCTGGGGATGTGCTTTCCAATTTGGATGGTTCATC TGGAATGCAAATCACAGAAGCACTCAAGCTGCAGATGGAGGTGCAGAAGCGACTACATGAGCAATTAGAG GTACAGAGACAGCTACAATTACGGATAGAAGCCCAAGGTAAatacttgaaaaaaattattgaagagCAACAGCGACTTAGTGGAGTCCTTTCAGAAGCACCTGGCTCTGGGCACCTAGTCCGTTTGTCAAGTGACAATTGCCCAGAATCTGACAACAAGACTGACCCAGCAACTCCTGCCCCGACCTCAGAGTGCCCCCTCCAAGACAAGGCCGCCAAGGAATGTGCGCCAGCCAAGAGCATTTCAATTGATGAATCTTTCTCATCTCGTCGTGAACCCTTAACTCCAGATTCAGTTTGTCATGTTGGTTCTCCAGCTGAGAGTCCAAAAGCAGAGAGGTTGACAAAGAAGCGACGAGTTAACATAGGTGAAGCATTCTCTGATCCTGAAGTGGTGCTTACACACCAGATACTAGAGTCGAGCTTAGACTCTTCTTACCAGCAAGGACATACAGCTTTCCTACCCAGGGAGCAGTTTCATCCCTCATCCGGGATTTCATTCCGGAATGAAAATCAATTGGAAAAAGTTGCAGGCAGTGACATGTAG
- the LOC126621193 gene encoding uncharacterized protein LOC126621193 isoform X1: protein MIHQFINFVIRPPRAEYNPDQYLWEKDFTLAGRAYKRQDLELTNARGHTLRCSHYLPSPFPEDVSLPCVIYCHGNSGCRADANEAAVMLLPSNITVFTLDFSGSGLSDGDYVSLGWHERDDLKIVVSYLRSKKQNLRIGLWGRSMGAVTCLLYGAEDPSIAGMVLDSAFSSLYVLMMELVDVYKIRLPKFTVKMAVQYMRRIIEKKAKFDIMDLNCLQVAPKTFIPALFGHAKDDKFIQTHHSDIIYKSYAGDKNIIHFDGDHNSSRPQFYYDSVSIFFYNVLHPPQTSCHSCKLEKYYDLGDLKIGAGLDEGLLYEIITGVHSAGTDVASSSSVPPAISTTKCVGELLSEIAPVTTAVDSVHDEADTLNSHEPSHLEEQPNDENVECCSYTSSNRESWGRCSSLGGSDEESSAADSSHQKNLKVFAMPLGCIQQKSSELRKEEKKKKKVSIAPKKPKGEKFEKLGALGKRLRLCILKRVKKL from the exons ATGATCCATCAGTTCATTAATTTTGTCATTCGCCCTCCCAG GGCAGAGTATAACCCAGATCAATATCTTTGGGAAAAGGATTTCACGCTTGCAGGTAGAGCATACAAACGACAAGACTTGGAG CTTACGAATGCTAGGGGCCATACCTTGCGTTGTAGTCATTATCTGCCTTCACCTTTCCCTGAAGATGTTTCTCTTCCATGTGTTATATACTGCCATGGAAACAG TGGGTGTAGGGCAGATGCAAATGAAGCTGCCGTAATGCTTCTTCCATCAAATATCACCGTTTTTACTCTTGATTTTTCGGGTTCAGGATTATCTGATGGTGATTATGTCAGCCTTGGTTGGCATGAG AGAGATGACCTCAAGATTGTGGTTTCATATTTAAGAAGCAAAAAGCAAAACTTGCGTATAGGTCTTTGGGGGCGATCGATGGGCGCAGTCACATG CCTACTTTATGGAGCAGAAGACCCTTCCATAGCCGGAATGGTGTTGGATAGTGCCTTTTCAAGCTTGTATGTTCTAATGATGGAACTAGTTGATGTATACAAGATTCGGCTTCCTAAATTTACa GTTAAGATGGCAGTACAATATATGCGTCGGATAATTGAGAAGAAGGCAAAGTTTGATATCATGGATCTTAATTGCTTGCAG GTTGCACCCAAAACATTCATTCCTGCTTTATTTGGACATGCTAAGGATGACAAATTCATCCAAACCCATCATTCTGACATCATCTACAAGTCTTATGCG GGGGACAAAAATATTATACATTTCGATGGTGATCACAACTCTTCTCGGCCACAGTTTTATTATGATTCAGTTTCCATTTTCTTCTATAATGTTCTTCATCCCCCACAAACGTCTTGTCATTCATGTAAGCTTGAGAAGTATTATGATTTGGGGGATTTGAAGATTGGTGCTGGTTTGGATGAG GGTTTGTTATATGAGATAATTACTGGAGTTCATTCTGCGGGTACTGACGTGGCAAGTTCATCTTCTGTTCCTCCtgccatttcaaccacaaaatgTGTTGGCGAACTTCTTTCTGAAATTGCACCAGTGACGACTGCTGTT GATTCTGTGCATGATGAAGCTGACACACTTAACAGTCACGAACCATCACATTTAGAG GAGCAGCCTAATGATGAGAATGTAGAATGTTGTTCATATACAAGCTCAAACAGGGAGAGTTGGGGCAGATGCTCTTCATTAGGAGGCAGTGATGAAGAATCTTCTGCTGCTGACAGCAGTCATCAG aagaaccTTAAGGTGTTTGCGATGCCTCTTGGATGCATACAACAAAAATCATCAGAGCtaagaaaagaggaaaaaaagaagaagaaagtttcCATTGCTCCAAAGAAGCCCAAGGGTGAGAAATTTGAGAAGTTAGGGGCCCTTGGCAAACGACTGCGTCTTTGCATCCTAAAGCGAGTAAAAAAATTATAG
- the LOC126621193 gene encoding uncharacterized protein LOC126621193 isoform X4 gives MLGAIPCVVVIICLHLSLKMFLFHVLYTAMETGLSDGDYVSLGWHERDDLKIVVSYLRSKKQNLRIGLWGRSMGAVTCLLYGAEDPSIAGMVLDSAFSSLYVLMMELVDVYKIRLPKFTVKMAVQYMRRIIEKKAKFDIMDLNCLQVAPKTFIPALFGHAKDDKFIQTHHSDIIYKSYAGDKNIIHFDGDHNSSRPQFYYDSVSIFFYNVLHPPQTSCHSCKLEKYYDLGDLKIGAGLDEGLLYEIITGVHSAGTDVASSSSVPPAISTTKCVGELLSEIAPVTTAVDSVHDEADTLNSHEPSHLEEQPNDENVECCSYTSSNRESWGRCSSLGGSDEESSAADSSHQKNLKVFAMPLGCIQQKSSELRKEEKKKKKVSIAPKKPKGEKFEKLGALGKRLRLCILKRVKKL, from the exons ATGCTAGGGGCCATACCTTGCGTTGTAGTCATTATCTGCCTTCACCTTTCCCTGAAGATGTTTCTCTTCCATGTGTTATATACTGCCATGGAAACAG GATTATCTGATGGTGATTATGTCAGCCTTGGTTGGCATGAG AGAGATGACCTCAAGATTGTGGTTTCATATTTAAGAAGCAAAAAGCAAAACTTGCGTATAGGTCTTTGGGGGCGATCGATGGGCGCAGTCACATG CCTACTTTATGGAGCAGAAGACCCTTCCATAGCCGGAATGGTGTTGGATAGTGCCTTTTCAAGCTTGTATGTTCTAATGATGGAACTAGTTGATGTATACAAGATTCGGCTTCCTAAATTTACa GTTAAGATGGCAGTACAATATATGCGTCGGATAATTGAGAAGAAGGCAAAGTTTGATATCATGGATCTTAATTGCTTGCAG GTTGCACCCAAAACATTCATTCCTGCTTTATTTGGACATGCTAAGGATGACAAATTCATCCAAACCCATCATTCTGACATCATCTACAAGTCTTATGCG GGGGACAAAAATATTATACATTTCGATGGTGATCACAACTCTTCTCGGCCACAGTTTTATTATGATTCAGTTTCCATTTTCTTCTATAATGTTCTTCATCCCCCACAAACGTCTTGTCATTCATGTAAGCTTGAGAAGTATTATGATTTGGGGGATTTGAAGATTGGTGCTGGTTTGGATGAG GGTTTGTTATATGAGATAATTACTGGAGTTCATTCTGCGGGTACTGACGTGGCAAGTTCATCTTCTGTTCCTCCtgccatttcaaccacaaaatgTGTTGGCGAACTTCTTTCTGAAATTGCACCAGTGACGACTGCTGTT GATTCTGTGCATGATGAAGCTGACACACTTAACAGTCACGAACCATCACATTTAGAG GAGCAGCCTAATGATGAGAATGTAGAATGTTGTTCATATACAAGCTCAAACAGGGAGAGTTGGGGCAGATGCTCTTCATTAGGAGGCAGTGATGAAGAATCTTCTGCTGCTGACAGCAGTCATCAG aagaaccTTAAGGTGTTTGCGATGCCTCTTGGATGCATACAACAAAAATCATCAGAGCtaagaaaagaggaaaaaaagaagaagaaagtttcCATTGCTCCAAAGAAGCCCAAGGGTGAGAAATTTGAGAAGTTAGGGGCCCTTGGCAAACGACTGCGTCTTTGCATCCTAAAGCGAGTAAAAAAATTATAG
- the LOC126621193 gene encoding uncharacterized protein LOC126621193 isoform X2, which produces MIHQFINFVIRPPRAEYNPDQYLWEKDFTLAGRAYKRQDLELTNARGHTLRCSHYLPSPFPEDVSLPCVIYCHGNSGCRADANEAAVMLLPSNITVFTLDFSGSGLSDGDYVSLGWHERDDLKIVVSYLRSKKQNLRIGLWGRSMGAVTCLLYGAEDPSIAGMVLDSAFSSLYVLMMELVDVYKIRLPKFTVKMAVQYMRRIIEKKAKFDIMDLNCLQVAPKTFIPALFGHAKDDKFIQTHHSDIIYKSYAGDKNIIHFDGDHNSSRPQFYYDSVSIFFYNVLHPPQTSCHSCKLEKYYDLGDLKIGAGLDEGLLYEIITGVHSAGTDVASSSSVPPAISTTKCVGELLSEIAPVTTAVDSVHDEADTLNSHEPSHLEEQPNDENVECCSYTSSNRESWGRCSSLGGSDEESSAADSSHQNLKVFAMPLGCIQQKSSELRKEEKKKKKVSIAPKKPKGEKFEKLGALGKRLRLCILKRVKKL; this is translated from the exons ATGATCCATCAGTTCATTAATTTTGTCATTCGCCCTCCCAG GGCAGAGTATAACCCAGATCAATATCTTTGGGAAAAGGATTTCACGCTTGCAGGTAGAGCATACAAACGACAAGACTTGGAG CTTACGAATGCTAGGGGCCATACCTTGCGTTGTAGTCATTATCTGCCTTCACCTTTCCCTGAAGATGTTTCTCTTCCATGTGTTATATACTGCCATGGAAACAG TGGGTGTAGGGCAGATGCAAATGAAGCTGCCGTAATGCTTCTTCCATCAAATATCACCGTTTTTACTCTTGATTTTTCGGGTTCAGGATTATCTGATGGTGATTATGTCAGCCTTGGTTGGCATGAG AGAGATGACCTCAAGATTGTGGTTTCATATTTAAGAAGCAAAAAGCAAAACTTGCGTATAGGTCTTTGGGGGCGATCGATGGGCGCAGTCACATG CCTACTTTATGGAGCAGAAGACCCTTCCATAGCCGGAATGGTGTTGGATAGTGCCTTTTCAAGCTTGTATGTTCTAATGATGGAACTAGTTGATGTATACAAGATTCGGCTTCCTAAATTTACa GTTAAGATGGCAGTACAATATATGCGTCGGATAATTGAGAAGAAGGCAAAGTTTGATATCATGGATCTTAATTGCTTGCAG GTTGCACCCAAAACATTCATTCCTGCTTTATTTGGACATGCTAAGGATGACAAATTCATCCAAACCCATCATTCTGACATCATCTACAAGTCTTATGCG GGGGACAAAAATATTATACATTTCGATGGTGATCACAACTCTTCTCGGCCACAGTTTTATTATGATTCAGTTTCCATTTTCTTCTATAATGTTCTTCATCCCCCACAAACGTCTTGTCATTCATGTAAGCTTGAGAAGTATTATGATTTGGGGGATTTGAAGATTGGTGCTGGTTTGGATGAG GGTTTGTTATATGAGATAATTACTGGAGTTCATTCTGCGGGTACTGACGTGGCAAGTTCATCTTCTGTTCCTCCtgccatttcaaccacaaaatgTGTTGGCGAACTTCTTTCTGAAATTGCACCAGTGACGACTGCTGTT GATTCTGTGCATGATGAAGCTGACACACTTAACAGTCACGAACCATCACATTTAGAG GAGCAGCCTAATGATGAGAATGTAGAATGTTGTTCATATACAAGCTCAAACAGGGAGAGTTGGGGCAGATGCTCTTCATTAGGAGGCAGTGATGAAGAATCTTCTGCTGCTGACAGCAGTCATCAG aaccTTAAGGTGTTTGCGATGCCTCTTGGATGCATACAACAAAAATCATCAGAGCtaagaaaagaggaaaaaaagaagaagaaagtttcCATTGCTCCAAAGAAGCCCAAGGGTGAGAAATTTGAGAAGTTAGGGGCCCTTGGCAAACGACTGCGTCTTTGCATCCTAAAGCGAGTAAAAAAATTATAG
- the LOC126621193 gene encoding uncharacterized protein LOC126621193 isoform X3, producing MIHQFINFVIRPPRAEYNPDQYLWEKDFTLAGRAYKRQDLELTNARGHTLRCSHYLPSPFPEDVSLPCVIYCHGNSGCRADANEAAVMLLPSNITVFTLDFSGSGLSDGDYVSLGWHERDDLKIVVSYLRSKKQNLRIGLWGRSMGAVTCLLYGAEDPSIAGMVLDSAFSSLYVLMMELVDVYKIRLPKFTVAPKTFIPALFGHAKDDKFIQTHHSDIIYKSYAGDKNIIHFDGDHNSSRPQFYYDSVSIFFYNVLHPPQTSCHSCKLEKYYDLGDLKIGAGLDEGLLYEIITGVHSAGTDVASSSSVPPAISTTKCVGELLSEIAPVTTAVDSVHDEADTLNSHEPSHLEEQPNDENVECCSYTSSNRESWGRCSSLGGSDEESSAADSSHQKNLKVFAMPLGCIQQKSSELRKEEKKKKKVSIAPKKPKGEKFEKLGALGKRLRLCILKRVKKL from the exons ATGATCCATCAGTTCATTAATTTTGTCATTCGCCCTCCCAG GGCAGAGTATAACCCAGATCAATATCTTTGGGAAAAGGATTTCACGCTTGCAGGTAGAGCATACAAACGACAAGACTTGGAG CTTACGAATGCTAGGGGCCATACCTTGCGTTGTAGTCATTATCTGCCTTCACCTTTCCCTGAAGATGTTTCTCTTCCATGTGTTATATACTGCCATGGAAACAG TGGGTGTAGGGCAGATGCAAATGAAGCTGCCGTAATGCTTCTTCCATCAAATATCACCGTTTTTACTCTTGATTTTTCGGGTTCAGGATTATCTGATGGTGATTATGTCAGCCTTGGTTGGCATGAG AGAGATGACCTCAAGATTGTGGTTTCATATTTAAGAAGCAAAAAGCAAAACTTGCGTATAGGTCTTTGGGGGCGATCGATGGGCGCAGTCACATG CCTACTTTATGGAGCAGAAGACCCTTCCATAGCCGGAATGGTGTTGGATAGTGCCTTTTCAAGCTTGTATGTTCTAATGATGGAACTAGTTGATGTATACAAGATTCGGCTTCCTAAATTTACa GTTGCACCCAAAACATTCATTCCTGCTTTATTTGGACATGCTAAGGATGACAAATTCATCCAAACCCATCATTCTGACATCATCTACAAGTCTTATGCG GGGGACAAAAATATTATACATTTCGATGGTGATCACAACTCTTCTCGGCCACAGTTTTATTATGATTCAGTTTCCATTTTCTTCTATAATGTTCTTCATCCCCCACAAACGTCTTGTCATTCATGTAAGCTTGAGAAGTATTATGATTTGGGGGATTTGAAGATTGGTGCTGGTTTGGATGAG GGTTTGTTATATGAGATAATTACTGGAGTTCATTCTGCGGGTACTGACGTGGCAAGTTCATCTTCTGTTCCTCCtgccatttcaaccacaaaatgTGTTGGCGAACTTCTTTCTGAAATTGCACCAGTGACGACTGCTGTT GATTCTGTGCATGATGAAGCTGACACACTTAACAGTCACGAACCATCACATTTAGAG GAGCAGCCTAATGATGAGAATGTAGAATGTTGTTCATATACAAGCTCAAACAGGGAGAGTTGGGGCAGATGCTCTTCATTAGGAGGCAGTGATGAAGAATCTTCTGCTGCTGACAGCAGTCATCAG aagaaccTTAAGGTGTTTGCGATGCCTCTTGGATGCATACAACAAAAATCATCAGAGCtaagaaaagaggaaaaaaagaagaagaaagtttcCATTGCTCCAAAGAAGCCCAAGGGTGAGAAATTTGAGAAGTTAGGGGCCCTTGGCAAACGACTGCGTCTTTGCATCCTAAAGCGAGTAAAAAAATTATAG